Proteins from a single region of Haloterrigena alkaliphila:
- a CDS encoding DUF1802 family protein, translated as MSDATTATETVPALKERAGVVNALLDGAQTVLVRHPTLDPGTIDDRFVLYPAYSHQDPARYQSRYEEYYHRSSAKPDAGVPIRAVADVREEYTVSSDALEALARHYVYTPDGLRDKYDPDDDLRVLLLRVSALASPPLVEERGSYRGCRAWIDLEADVEIDTAAATPVLDDATFAERRAAVRDALE; from the coding sequence ATGAGCGACGCGACGACCGCCACCGAAACGGTGCCGGCGCTGAAGGAGCGCGCCGGCGTCGTCAACGCCCTGCTCGACGGCGCCCAGACCGTCCTCGTCCGCCACCCGACGCTCGATCCTGGAACGATCGACGATCGGTTCGTCCTCTATCCGGCGTACAGCCATCAGGATCCGGCCCGCTACCAGTCCCGGTACGAGGAGTATTACCATCGCTCGAGCGCGAAGCCGGACGCCGGCGTGCCGATCCGCGCCGTCGCCGACGTCCGCGAGGAGTACACCGTCTCGAGTGACGCTCTCGAGGCGCTGGCGCGTCACTACGTCTACACGCCCGACGGTCTGCGCGACAAGTACGACCCGGATGACGACCTGCGCGTGCTGTTGCTTCGGGTGTCGGCGCTCGCGTCACCACCGCTCGTCGAAGAGCGGGGCAGCTACCGCGGCTGTCGCGCGTGGATCGATCTCGAGGCGGACGTCGAGATCGACACCGCCGCGGCGACGCCGGTCCTCGACGACGCGACGTTCGCAGAGCGGCGGGCCGCGGTTCGGGACGCGCTCGAGTGA
- a CDS encoding cobalt-precorrin-7 (C(5))-methyltransferase — protein MSGEYDLDSGPDPATFAAGAAEPDIDERADDPVYAVGVGPGNQEYLTPRGERAIREADVVVGFTTVVEFVEDLTDADLLTCGYKDEAEALEAFGERVAAGESGTAVAMGDPNHSGYQFVGKVQDAVEQSSTSPDSQARQDAVERADSDTPVRVIPGISSLQLAASRARTPMEDTEFVTLHKSGDLEADMDRLATAATVDERHLLVLPRPYDRMPGDIAAFLLEEGADPDLEALVLEKLTHDEEEIHRFTLAELSEHAGGSGREDTPFSDLVVLAVRQPV, from the coding sequence ATGAGTGGCGAGTACGACCTCGATTCGGGACCGGACCCGGCGACGTTCGCCGCGGGAGCGGCGGAACCCGATATCGACGAGCGGGCAGACGATCCGGTCTACGCCGTTGGCGTCGGGCCCGGAAACCAGGAGTATCTTACCCCCCGCGGCGAGCGCGCGATCCGCGAGGCCGACGTCGTCGTCGGCTTCACGACCGTCGTCGAGTTCGTCGAGGACCTGACCGACGCCGACCTGCTGACCTGTGGCTACAAGGACGAGGCCGAGGCGCTCGAGGCGTTCGGCGAGCGCGTCGCCGCCGGCGAGTCCGGGACTGCCGTCGCGATGGGCGACCCCAACCACTCGGGCTACCAGTTCGTCGGAAAGGTCCAGGACGCCGTCGAGCAAAGCTCGACGAGCCCTGACTCACAAGCTCGTCAGGATGCGGTCGAGCGGGCGGATTCCGATACGCCGGTTCGCGTGATCCCTGGCATCTCCTCGCTCCAGCTGGCCGCCAGCCGGGCCCGGACGCCGATGGAGGACACCGAGTTCGTCACGCTGCACAAGAGCGGCGACCTCGAGGCCGACATGGACCGCCTCGCGACTGCAGCGACGGTCGACGAGCGACACCTGCTCGTGCTCCCCCGCCCCTACGATCGGATGCCCGGCGACATCGCCGCGTTCCTGCTCGAGGAAGGGGCCGACCCGGACCTCGAGGCGCTGGTCCTCGAGAAGTTGACCCACGACGAGGAGGAGATCCATCGGTTCACGCTGGCGGAACTGTCCGAGCACGCCGGCGGCAGCGGACGAGAGGACACGCCGTTCTCGGATCTGGTCGTCCTCGCGGTGAGACAGCCGGTATAG
- a CDS encoding precorrin-8X methylmutase has product MTEQEFENEYADLGATTQNAMDIAETSMDIVRQFVPDETLGDRIRQKAVHSMGDIEFQHLIEFTGSDDEDAPVRAGARAVLDEATIVTDITMSKAGITGRGHNCEKRKAIGNGAELAEETGMTRTAASVLELDKRGVYDGAIATIGNAPTAAFALADCIENGTRPAAIVATPVGFVKAEESRQRIREVSDEYDVPAITNVGRRGGSGLAAALTNELIHVAKDVRTDEIDLDLDAETRGADGRNR; this is encoded by the coding sequence ATGACTGAACAAGAGTTTGAGAACGAGTACGCTGATCTGGGTGCAACGACGCAGAACGCGATGGACATCGCGGAGACGAGCATGGACATCGTCCGGCAGTTCGTGCCGGACGAGACTCTTGGAGACCGCATCCGACAAAAGGCGGTCCATTCAATGGGCGACATTGAATTCCAGCACTTGATCGAGTTCACCGGGAGCGACGACGAGGACGCGCCCGTCCGGGCCGGCGCTCGAGCGGTCCTCGACGAGGCCACGATCGTTACTGACATTACCATGTCCAAAGCTGGAATCACCGGCCGCGGACACAACTGCGAGAAGCGCAAGGCGATCGGTAACGGCGCCGAACTGGCCGAGGAGACCGGGATGACCCGTACCGCCGCCTCGGTGCTCGAACTCGACAAGCGGGGCGTCTACGACGGCGCGATCGCCACGATCGGCAACGCGCCGACGGCCGCCTTCGCGCTGGCCGACTGCATCGAGAACGGCACCCGACCCGCCGCCATCGTCGCGACGCCCGTCGGCTTCGTCAAGGCCGAGGAGAGCCGCCAGCGGATCCGCGAGGTCAGCGACGAATACGACGTTCCAGCCATTACGAACGTCGGCCGCCGCGGCGGCAGCGGGCTGGCGGCGGCGCTGACGAACGAACTGATCCACGTCGCGAAGGACGTGCGAACCGACGAAATCGACCTCGACCTCGACGCCGAAACGCGGGGCGCGGACGGCCGGAACCGATGA
- the cobN gene encoding cobaltochelatase subunit CobN, with protein sequence MTTIGIYTATENELGSIGRAADRLEGIDLVVRSESDLDGEADIEEFVEELHDAAAAVFWLHGAEDSMPGYEYATGALEDAGVPLIVKATGDAFAFEDTTVAEGHRDLAYEFLEKGGTINVANLCRFLAAEYEGRDIEYDDPTELPTEGVYHPDHPGIEYEELLETHDPDLPTVAIWFYESHWTHENTRYVDAQVRALEERGANALPIFCNPATDTDEQEDAEWVTDNWLIADDGRPVVDAVLSSFMFSLSMDERGRSADDEGSSAEDVFLDRLGVPVLQTVTTMRSRSRYESSDTGVMGFELALSVALPEFDGNVITHPISGKERTDDEAGIGSAPKHHFPIEDRIDHATRLAVNWAELRHTPNEEKQIAVVLHNYPPSDDGIGTAFGLDSPESTVNLLEELEARNYDLGDDMPDSGQSLVEKLTAQLTLEDRWVAPEDVRDLSVDVVSPDTYEEWFSEVDERFQENIIDEWGDVPDRPFAIPGVEFGNVLVTVQPPRGFGMDPSKVYHDSDLQPPHDYYAFYGWLRNTFETDAVVHLGTHGSLEWLPGKTVGLNGESAPDQLIDDIPNVYPYIVNNPGEGTQAKRRSYAAIVDYLTPVMRNAGTYDELSELEELANQYREAGMEDARADDGEHLEALIREKVEELDLAVELGISGTIDEKADVRGPDEAGSSLAEGEVDGDDLAIDELVERVHEYLTDVKTTQIRLGLHTMSEPPADERLVEYLVALTRLENPGAPSLRESVAGALGVDYEKMLNAPGEYDDDLGMTYAEAADVVYETSVDLIETLAEHDFDVPESEREAGPDDEVNMNLLVVDLETIGDARAKSRAHDDLREVLAYICEEAQPRVQGAEDEIPRTADALSGEYVPPGGSGAPTRGGVDLLPTARNFYTLDPRKVPVKAAWQVGSEVAGGVLERHHSENGEYPEEVGVVAWGTPTVRTRGETIAQVLAMMGVEPQWTDAGRIDDVEPIPLDELDRPRVDVTTRVSGLFRDAFPAAAGVIHDAVDAVVDLDEPPEMNYVKKHVEEEQAELEADEGLDESDARKAAKHRVFTTKPGGYGAGTNKAVDEGNWDDRSDLASVYVQWGGYAMGSRGRVSDAHDAFERRLSSVDATVKIEDTMEQDEFDSSDWYAFHGGFISAVSEISGEEPASYVGDSSDPDNVDVYTNEEKVRKAMRSRVLNPDWLESMEDHGYKGAGDLSTTVDVTLGWDATTGVVSDTLWEEVAEKFAFDADRQDWMRDVNPWALESITDTLLEAIERDLWDADDETVDRLRDLNLEVEGDLEARTTNEAVGVTNDD encoded by the coding sequence ATGACTACGATCGGGATCTATACCGCCACGGAGAACGAACTCGGCTCGATCGGCCGGGCAGCCGACCGTCTCGAGGGGATCGACCTCGTCGTTCGCTCGGAGAGCGATCTGGACGGGGAGGCCGATATCGAGGAGTTCGTCGAGGAATTGCACGACGCCGCGGCGGCCGTCTTCTGGCTGCACGGGGCCGAGGACAGCATGCCGGGCTACGAGTACGCGACGGGCGCGCTCGAGGACGCGGGCGTCCCGCTGATCGTCAAGGCGACCGGCGACGCCTTCGCGTTCGAGGACACGACCGTCGCGGAGGGCCATCGCGACCTCGCCTACGAGTTTCTGGAGAAGGGGGGCACGATCAACGTCGCCAACCTGTGCCGATTTCTGGCCGCGGAGTACGAGGGCCGCGATATCGAATACGATGACCCCACCGAACTGCCGACGGAGGGCGTCTACCACCCGGACCATCCGGGGATCGAGTACGAAGAACTGCTCGAGACTCACGACCCCGACCTGCCGACGGTCGCGATCTGGTTCTACGAATCCCACTGGACCCACGAGAACACCCGCTACGTCGACGCGCAGGTCCGTGCGCTCGAGGAACGGGGTGCTAACGCCCTCCCGATCTTCTGTAACCCCGCGACGGACACCGACGAGCAGGAAGACGCCGAGTGGGTGACGGACAACTGGCTCATCGCCGACGATGGACGGCCCGTCGTCGACGCCGTGCTCTCCTCTTTTATGTTCTCCCTCTCGATGGACGAGCGCGGCCGCAGCGCCGACGACGAGGGCAGTTCCGCGGAAGACGTCTTCCTCGACCGCCTCGGCGTGCCGGTCCTCCAGACGGTCACCACGATGCGCTCTCGATCCCGGTACGAGTCCAGCGACACGGGCGTGATGGGCTTCGAACTCGCCCTCTCCGTCGCCCTGCCGGAGTTCGACGGCAACGTCATCACGCATCCGATCTCGGGTAAGGAACGCACCGACGACGAGGCCGGCATCGGCTCCGCGCCGAAACACCACTTCCCGATCGAGGACCGCATCGACCACGCGACCCGCCTCGCGGTCAACTGGGCCGAACTGCGTCACACACCCAACGAGGAGAAACAGATCGCCGTCGTCCTGCACAACTACCCGCCGAGCGACGACGGGATCGGCACCGCGTTCGGCCTCGACAGTCCCGAATCGACCGTCAATCTGCTCGAGGAACTCGAGGCCCGCAACTACGATTTAGGCGATGATATGCCCGATAGCGGACAGTCCCTCGTGGAGAAACTGACCGCCCAGCTCACGCTCGAGGACCGCTGGGTCGCCCCCGAGGACGTCCGCGACCTCTCCGTCGACGTCGTCTCTCCCGACACCTACGAGGAGTGGTTCTCGGAGGTCGACGAGCGCTTCCAAGAGAATATTATCGACGAATGGGGCGACGTGCCGGACCGTCCGTTCGCGATTCCGGGCGTCGAGTTCGGCAACGTGCTCGTGACGGTCCAACCACCCCGCGGATTCGGGATGGACCCCTCGAAAGTCTACCACGACTCCGATCTCCAGCCGCCACACGACTACTACGCGTTCTACGGCTGGCTACGGAATACGTTCGAGACCGACGCCGTGGTGCATCTGGGGACCCACGGCAGCCTCGAGTGGCTCCCAGGCAAAACCGTCGGCCTCAACGGCGAGAGCGCGCCCGACCAGTTGATCGACGATATCCCGAACGTCTACCCGTACATCGTCAATAATCCGGGGGAAGGAACGCAGGCGAAGCGGCGTTCGTACGCGGCCATCGTCGACTATCTCACGCCAGTGATGCGGAACGCCGGGACGTACGACGAACTGTCGGAGCTCGAGGAACTCGCGAATCAGTATCGCGAGGCTGGGATGGAGGACGCCCGCGCCGATGACGGCGAACACCTCGAGGCCCTCATCCGCGAGAAAGTCGAGGAACTGGATCTCGCCGTGGAACTCGGCATTTCGGGGACGATCGACGAGAAGGCAGACGTTCGCGGTCCGGACGAGGCCGGCTCGAGCCTCGCGGAAGGCGAGGTCGATGGCGACGACCTCGCAATCGACGAACTCGTCGAACGCGTCCACGAGTACCTCACCGACGTCAAGACCACCCAGATCCGGCTGGGACTGCACACGATGTCCGAGCCGCCAGCCGACGAACGCCTCGTAGAGTACCTCGTCGCGCTGACCCGGCTCGAGAACCCCGGCGCGCCGAGCCTGCGCGAGAGCGTGGCGGGTGCGCTGGGCGTCGACTACGAGAAGATGCTGAATGCGCCCGGCGAATACGATGACGATCTCGGAATGACCTACGCTGAGGCCGCCGACGTCGTCTACGAGACGAGCGTCGATTTGATCGAGACGCTCGCCGAGCACGACTTCGACGTGCCGGAATCGGAGCGGGAAGCCGGTCCCGACGACGAGGTGAACATGAACCTGCTCGTGGTCGACCTCGAGACGATCGGCGACGCGCGAGCCAAATCGCGGGCCCACGACGACCTACGCGAGGTGCTGGCCTACATCTGCGAGGAGGCCCAGCCCCGCGTGCAGGGGGCCGAAGACGAGATTCCGCGCACCGCGGACGCGCTCTCGGGCGAGTACGTGCCGCCGGGCGGGTCGGGCGCGCCGACCCGCGGCGGCGTCGACCTGCTGCCGACGGCCCGAAACTTCTACACGCTCGACCCGCGGAAGGTCCCGGTCAAGGCAGCTTGGCAGGTCGGTAGCGAAGTGGCTGGGGGCGTCCTCGAGCGCCACCATAGCGAAAACGGGGAGTACCCCGAGGAGGTCGGCGTCGTCGCGTGGGGGACACCCACCGTCCGTACCCGCGGCGAAACGATCGCACAGGTGCTGGCCATGATGGGCGTCGAACCGCAGTGGACCGACGCCGGTCGGATCGACGACGTCGAGCCGATTCCGCTCGACGAGTTGGATCGCCCGCGCGTCGACGTGACGACGCGCGTCTCCGGCCTGTTCCGCGACGCCTTCCCCGCAGCAGCGGGGGTCATCCACGACGCCGTGGACGCGGTCGTCGACCTCGACGAACCCCCCGAGATGAACTACGTGAAGAAGCACGTCGAGGAAGAGCAGGCGGAACTCGAGGCGGACGAAGGCCTCGACGAGTCCGACGCCCGCAAGGCCGCGAAGCATCGCGTCTTCACCACCAAGCCCGGCGGCTACGGCGCCGGGACGAACAAGGCCGTCGACGAGGGCAACTGGGACGACCGCTCCGATCTCGCGAGCGTCTACGTCCAGTGGGGCGGCTACGCGATGGGCTCGAGAGGGCGCGTCTCGGACGCCCACGACGCCTTCGAACGGCGCCTCTCGAGCGTCGACGCGACGGTGAAGATCGAAGACACGATGGAACAGGACGAGTTCGACTCCTCGGACTGGTACGCCTTCCACGGCGGCTTCATCTCCGCCGTGTCCGAGATCTCGGGCGAGGAACCGGCCTCCTACGTCGGGGACTCCTCGGATCCCGACAACGTCGACGTCTACACGAACGAGGAGAAGGTCCGCAAGGCCATGCGCTCCCGGGTTTTGAACCCCGACTGGCTCGAGTCCATGGAGGACCACGGCTACAAGGGTGCGGGCGATCTCTCGACGACCGTCGACGTAACCCTTGGATGGGACGCCACGACGGGCGTCGTGAGCGACACGCTCTGGGAGGAGGTCGCGGAGAAGTTCGCCTTCGACGCGGATCGCCAGGACTGGATGCGAGACGTCAACCCGTGGGCGCTCGAGTCCATCACGGACACGCTGCTCGAGGCGATCGAGCGCGACCTGTGGGACGCAGATGACGAAACGGTCGATCGCCTGCGCGATCTGAACCTCGAGGTCGAGGGTGACCTCGAGGCGCGGACGACCAACGAGGCCGTGGGGGTGACCAACGATGACTGA